From a single Chitinophaga sp. Cy-1792 genomic region:
- a CDS encoding TolC family protein: MKRAFYLLAVSCGLLFSGQLHAQQSNDLLPSTATLEDCIRYALKHQPVLHQSVIDEAITDRTVKSKLADWYPQVSVDANLQHYLELPTSIFGGNPTKVGVANNSAATFTLNQNLFTRDLLLASKTAKEVRTQSQQNTTRSQIDVVSDVSKAYYDVLLTQQQINVLSEDILRLERSLKDAYNQYQSGVVDKTDYKRATISLNNAKAQQKAAMELLSSKQAYLKQLLGYPTSSADILISGDTTTMVAEVNNSDTSITPDYHNRIEYKLLKTQESLLEANVRYNKWGYLPTVSAFVNYAFAYQNQDFGKLYNNNYPNSLLGLKLSLPIFQGGKRVHNIKMAELQLERNKWDFESLSSAVNTQYTQAMAAYRSNLNDYMTLKENVAMAQDVYNLLQLQYKEGIKTYLDVLISETELRTAQLSYYNAMYQVLSSKIDLQKALGTLTVNY, translated from the coding sequence ATGAAAAGAGCATTTTACCTGTTAGCTGTGTCGTGCGGATTATTATTTTCCGGCCAACTTCACGCACAGCAATCTAACGACCTACTGCCTTCGACAGCCACTCTGGAGGATTGTATCCGCTATGCGCTGAAACATCAGCCTGTACTGCATCAATCCGTTATTGATGAGGCGATCACCGACAGAACAGTAAAAAGTAAGCTGGCCGACTGGTACCCACAGGTATCTGTAGATGCAAACCTGCAGCACTACCTGGAATTACCTACCTCCATCTTCGGTGGGAATCCTACTAAAGTAGGCGTGGCCAACAACTCTGCTGCTACCTTCACACTAAACCAGAACCTGTTTACCCGCGATCTCCTGCTCGCCAGCAAAACAGCAAAGGAAGTGCGTACCCAAAGCCAGCAAAATACTACCCGCAGCCAGATAGATGTGGTGTCGGACGTTAGTAAAGCCTATTATGATGTGTTGCTTACACAGCAACAGATCAATGTGCTCAGCGAAGATATCCTCCGCCTCGAAAGATCGCTGAAAGATGCTTATAACCAGTATCAGAGCGGTGTAGTGGATAAAACCGACTACAAAAGAGCGACGATCTCTCTCAACAACGCAAAAGCACAACAGAAAGCTGCCATGGAATTACTCAGTTCCAAACAGGCTTACCTGAAACAACTACTCGGATATCCAACATCTTCCGCAGATATCCTCATCTCAGGCGATACCACTACCATGGTGGCTGAAGTAAACAACAGCGATACCAGTATCACCCCTGATTATCATAACAGGATAGAATACAAATTGCTGAAAACACAGGAAAGTCTGCTGGAAGCAAACGTACGCTATAACAAATGGGGATATCTGCCTACAGTATCTGCATTTGTTAACTATGCCTTTGCCTATCAGAACCAGGACTTCGGCAAACTCTATAATAACAATTATCCCAACTCCCTGCTGGGTTTAAAACTGAGCCTGCCTATTTTCCAGGGAGGAAAGCGTGTACACAACATCAAAATGGCAGAGTTACAGCTGGAACGTAACAAATGGGATTTTGAATCTTTGTCCAGCGCTGTAAATACGCAATATACACAGGCGATGGCAGCATATAGAAGTAACCTGAACGACTATATGACTTTAAAGGAAAACGTGGCGATGGCACAGGATGTATATAATCTGCTGCAGCTTCAATATAAGGAAGGCATTAAAACCTACCTCGATGTACTGATCTCTGAAACGGAACTGCGTACTGCTCAGCTGAGCTACTACAACGCGATGTACCAGGTACTGAGCAGTAAAATCGATCTGCAGAAAGCATTAGGAACCTTAACAGTAAATTATTAA
- a CDS encoding efflux RND transporter periplasmic adaptor subunit — MKKMNHLVFLSAAGVLAFTACKGPEQKGAPVMPPTAVNITEATVAPAVYYDKYPATVVALNQVELRSQVAGFITGIFFQEGEVVQKGKTLYEIDRRKYEAAYQQAQASVSSAQANYNKAKKDDDRYKRLVEQDAVARQIVDNAEAALETSRSSLAAAQASLLAARTDLDYSLIKAPFTGRIGISQVKLGAQITPGSTLLNTISSENPIAVDFVIPENEIGRYAEMQGKSKAGDTTFRLSLSDGTAYNQTGHLFAIDRGVDNQTATIKVRIQFNNPDNRLKAGMSCVLNVLNQASGDRLIIPYKAITEQMGEFFVFVAKDSIAEQRKVHLGPKMRDQIVIMDGIQQGEKVITEGFQRLRDGGKIQIGIPAPPEAAAKK; from the coding sequence ATGAAAAAAATGAATCACCTTGTCTTTTTAAGCGCTGCCGGCGTTTTAGCCTTTACTGCCTGCAAAGGCCCTGAGCAAAAAGGCGCTCCTGTAATGCCCCCTACTGCGGTGAATATTACGGAGGCAACCGTGGCACCGGCCGTTTATTATGATAAGTACCCAGCTACCGTTGTAGCACTGAACCAGGTAGAACTTCGTTCTCAGGTTGCCGGATTTATTACCGGTATCTTCTTCCAGGAAGGAGAAGTAGTTCAGAAAGGTAAGACCCTCTATGAAATTGATCGCCGCAAATATGAAGCTGCGTACCAGCAGGCACAGGCAAGTGTGTCTAGCGCACAGGCGAACTACAACAAGGCTAAAAAAGATGACGACCGTTACAAACGCCTCGTAGAACAGGATGCGGTAGCACGTCAGATCGTTGATAACGCAGAGGCAGCCCTGGAAACCTCCCGCAGCTCACTCGCAGCTGCACAGGCTAGTCTGCTCGCTGCCCGTACGGACCTCGACTACTCGCTGATCAAAGCGCCTTTCACCGGCCGTATCGGTATTTCCCAGGTAAAACTCGGCGCACAGATCACCCCGGGATCTACCTTATTAAATACTATCTCCAGCGAAAACCCTATCGCCGTGGATTTCGTAATCCCTGAAAATGAAATCGGCCGCTACGCCGAAATGCAGGGTAAGTCGAAAGCTGGTGATACCACCTTCAGATTATCGCTCTCCGATGGTACTGCCTATAATCAGACAGGCCACCTCTTTGCGATCGATCGCGGTGTGGATAACCAGACGGCAACCATCAAAGTACGTATCCAGTTCAATAACCCGGATAACAGACTGAAAGCAGGCATGAGCTGTGTACTGAATGTACTCAACCAGGCTTCCGGCGACAGGCTCATTATCCCTTACAAAGCCATCACCGAACAGATGGGCGAATTCTTCGTGTTTGTAGCTAAAGACAGCATCGCAGAACAACGTAAAGTACACCTGGGCCCTAAAATGCGCGACCAGATTGTAATCATGGATGGTATACAGCAAGGCGAAAAGGTTATTACAGAAGGCTTCCAGCGCTTACGCGATGGCGGCAAGATTCAGATAGGCATCCCTGCTCCACCAGAAGCAGCAGCGAAGAAATAA
- a CDS encoding efflux RND transporter permease subunit, whose translation MIADTFIKRPVTAIVISIVLVLVGLLAMMNLPIGQYPEISPPTVQVTGTYTGADAQTVEQTVATPVEVQVNGTPGMTYISTNNTSSGQMSMTVNFEVGTDINIAALDVQNRVGIAQPTLPQEVQRLGLTVRKRNPSILMLVALYSPKGTHDITFLDNYTNVYVKDALLRAKGVGDIFTRADDFSMRIWLQPDKLAQMGVTADDIKAALQEQNAQITAGSVGAPPQPTGQTFEYNIFTQGRLQTPEEFGNIIVKTRPSDGSLVYLKDVARIQLGKFNYSGNNFVDGKRAAYLLVYQAPGSNAIETAANVTAAMEELKKSFPSDVEYVVPFESVSVVKVSIEEVVHTLVEALILVVLVVFLFLQSWRATIIPILAIPVSIIATFIFFIPLGFTINTLTLFGFVLAIGIVVDDAIVVVEAVQHNMDHEKMSPKDATIQAMKEISGPVIAIALILAAVFVPVGFIPGIVGRLYQQFAITIAISVLISAFVALSLTPALCMLILRPMHLSKDSKGLNKFFFKFNRWFGHTTSRYSVGVKKSIKWSRYVMVILICLFVGTVMLFKSKPSGFIPTEDDGRIIITFDLPESSSTERTVATMQKMMKDIQETPGIAHFAALGGLNAVSFATKSNSGTIFCQLKPWDERKPDSLHVFGLVATLQKKLSKYKEASVVVIPPPAIPGLGQTAGFSFVLQQRGAGDIKAFEGVLQKFITAVNQRPEIAKAFSFFTARTPGYQLDIDREKAKKMGVKISDIASALQTYMGSAYVNDFTIYGRNFRVVTQADSSYRGDIKNLSQLFVRNAAGSMVPLSALTSYKVIENAPVISHYNLFRSAEINGNPAPGYSSGDAINALKEVAAKELPAGYGYEFSGLSREEILSGSKTVYIFILSIVFVFLFLAALYESWSVPFSVLLAVPIGAFGAITVLTFLPKLSNNVYAQIGLITLIGLSAKNAILIVEFAKERVDRGMDVVTSAVEAAKLRLRPIVMTSMAFLLGILPLVLASGAGAEARKTMGWTVLGGMFTATFLAIFIVPVLFVVITKLTYGKEKLAKMKENYQTIPDHDVQGHS comes from the coding sequence ATGATTGCAGATACTTTTATTAAAAGACCGGTAACAGCGATAGTAATTTCTATCGTACTGGTACTGGTGGGATTATTGGCGATGATGAACCTGCCGATCGGGCAGTATCCTGAAATCTCGCCCCCCACCGTACAGGTAACCGGTACCTATACCGGCGCCGATGCACAGACTGTTGAACAGACAGTAGCCACTCCCGTGGAAGTGCAGGTAAACGGTACACCAGGAATGACTTATATCTCTACCAACAACACCAGCTCTGGTCAGATGAGTATGACCGTGAACTTTGAAGTAGGTACAGATATCAATATCGCAGCGCTGGACGTGCAGAACCGTGTAGGTATCGCACAGCCAACCCTGCCACAGGAAGTGCAACGTTTAGGTCTGACCGTTAGAAAGCGTAACCCAAGCATCCTGATGCTGGTAGCGTTATACTCACCTAAAGGCACACACGATATTACCTTCCTCGACAACTATACCAACGTATATGTAAAAGATGCGTTGCTCCGTGCAAAAGGGGTGGGTGATATCTTCACCCGTGCGGATGACTTCTCCATGCGTATCTGGCTGCAGCCTGATAAACTGGCGCAGATGGGTGTTACCGCTGATGATATCAAAGCCGCACTCCAGGAACAGAACGCGCAGATCACCGCAGGTTCCGTAGGTGCACCTCCACAGCCAACCGGACAAACATTCGAATACAATATCTTCACCCAGGGCCGTTTACAGACGCCGGAAGAATTCGGAAATATCATCGTGAAAACACGCCCGAGCGATGGATCACTGGTATACCTGAAAGATGTAGCACGTATACAGCTGGGTAAATTCAACTATTCCGGTAATAACTTCGTAGATGGTAAACGTGCAGCTTATCTGCTCGTATACCAGGCGCCGGGTAGTAACGCGATTGAAACCGCTGCCAACGTAACCGCTGCCATGGAAGAGCTGAAGAAGTCTTTCCCTAGCGACGTAGAATACGTAGTACCTTTCGAATCCGTTTCCGTGGTGAAAGTATCCATCGAAGAGGTGGTACATACCCTCGTGGAAGCCCTGATCCTTGTGGTATTGGTGGTATTCCTCTTCCTGCAGAGCTGGAGGGCGACTATCATCCCTATCCTGGCGATTCCGGTATCTATTATTGCTACGTTTATCTTCTTCATACCACTCGGCTTTACCATCAACACCCTGACCCTCTTCGGTTTCGTACTGGCGATCGGTATCGTGGTGGATGATGCGATCGTGGTGGTGGAAGCGGTACAGCATAATATGGACCATGAGAAGATGTCGCCGAAGGATGCTACCATCCAGGCGATGAAAGAAATCTCCGGGCCGGTAATTGCGATTGCACTCATTCTGGCGGCAGTATTCGTACCAGTAGGATTTATCCCTGGTATCGTAGGTCGCCTGTATCAGCAGTTTGCGATCACTATTGCGATCTCTGTACTGATTTCTGCATTTGTGGCGCTATCGCTGACACCGGCATTATGTATGCTGATCCTGCGTCCGATGCACCTCAGCAAAGATTCCAAAGGGCTGAACAAATTCTTCTTTAAGTTTAACCGCTGGTTTGGACATACTACCAGCAGGTATTCTGTAGGGGTGAAGAAAAGTATCAAATGGTCCCGCTATGTGATGGTCATTTTGATATGCCTGTTCGTAGGTACGGTAATGTTATTCAAGTCCAAACCTTCCGGGTTTATTCCTACAGAAGATGACGGACGTATCATTATCACCTTCGACTTACCGGAATCTTCTTCCACAGAGCGCACGGTAGCAACTATGCAGAAGATGATGAAAGACATCCAGGAAACACCTGGTATCGCGCATTTCGCGGCACTGGGAGGTTTGAATGCGGTGAGCTTCGCTACCAAATCCAACAGTGGTACAATCTTCTGTCAGCTGAAACCATGGGACGAGCGTAAGCCTGATTCCCTGCATGTATTCGGACTGGTAGCCACCTTGCAGAAAAAACTGAGTAAGTATAAAGAAGCCAGTGTGGTAGTTATTCCGCCGCCGGCGATCCCTGGTCTGGGACAGACGGCAGGTTTCTCCTTTGTATTGCAACAGCGTGGCGCCGGTGATATCAAGGCTTTTGAAGGCGTGTTACAGAAATTCATCACCGCTGTTAACCAGCGTCCGGAAATTGCGAAGGCATTCTCCTTCTTTACCGCACGTACACCTGGTTACCAGCTGGATATCGATCGTGAAAAAGCGAAGAAGATGGGTGTGAAGATCTCTGATATTGCTTCTGCATTGCAGACCTATATGGGTTCTGCCTATGTAAACGATTTCACGATCTATGGCCGTAACTTCCGTGTAGTAACACAGGCGGATTCTTCTTACCGTGGCGACATCAAAAACCTGAGCCAGTTATTTGTTCGTAACGCGGCTGGTAGTATGGTGCCGCTGAGCGCACTCACTTCTTACAAAGTGATTGAAAACGCGCCGGTAATCTCCCACTATAACCTTTTCCGCTCTGCGGAGATCAACGGTAACCCTGCACCTGGCTACAGTTCCGGCGATGCGATTAATGCATTGAAGGAAGTAGCAGCGAAGGAATTACCAGCCGGTTATGGGTATGAATTCTCCGGATTGAGTAGAGAAGAGATTTTATCGGGTAGTAAAACAGTATACATCTTCATATTGTCTATTGTCTTTGTATTCCTCTTCCTGGCGGCGCTTTATGAGAGCTGGTCTGTACCGTTCTCCGTACTGCTGGCAGTACCTATTGGTGCCTTTGGTGCCATCACGGTGCTGACCTTCCTGCCTAAGCTGAGTAACAACGTATATGCGCAGATCGGTCTGATCACACTGATTGGACTTTCCGCGAAGAATGCGATCCTGATCGTAGAGTTTGCGAAAGAGCGTGTAGACAGAGGTATGGACGTGGTAACATCAGCCGTGGAAGCAGCGAAATTGCGTCTGCGTCCGATCGTGATGACCTCCATGGCCTTCCTGTTAGGTATTCTGCCGCTGGTGCTGGCATCCGGCGCTGGTGCGGAAGCCCGTAAAACAATGGGTTGGACCGTATTGGGTGGTATGTTTACTGCTACCTTCCTGGCGATCTTTATTGTACCGGTGCTGTTCGTGGTAATCACGAAACTGACCTATGGTAAAGAAAAGCTGGCTAAGATGAAAGAAAACTATCAGACAATTCCTGACCATGATGTTCAGGGGCATAGTTGA
- a CDS encoding tetratricopeptide repeat protein, translated as MLSFWSDYYYLVILLNIACIVHAIKSGNREAIYLLIFLPGIGAAIYFFMEIMPDISNGNIGQQLLRLLSPNGRINEWEKRVRLSDTVTNRMQLAEAYAGQKHYDKAVDLAQSCATSYPSDQGILLQLSRFQFMNQQYAASIASFDKLNKMPGVRMNNVADELMYAQALEATAQADKAEQAYQRIIQVHHSLEAMYHYGIMLRKQGRNTEAKAQFERTKAEFSMHPRYIRRTIRIWVWLSRKELATLKA; from the coding sequence ATGTTATCATTTTGGAGTGATTATTATTATCTTGTTATTCTGCTGAACATAGCCTGTATCGTTCATGCTATAAAATCAGGCAACCGCGAAGCCATCTATTTACTCATCTTTCTGCCCGGTATAGGTGCAGCCATTTATTTTTTTATGGAGATCATGCCCGACATCTCCAACGGTAATATCGGCCAGCAACTGCTCCGGCTCCTATCTCCAAACGGCCGTATTAACGAATGGGAAAAACGGGTGCGTTTATCCGACACCGTTACCAACAGGATGCAACTCGCCGAAGCCTATGCCGGTCAAAAGCACTATGATAAAGCTGTTGACCTTGCACAGTCCTGCGCTACCTCCTACCCTTCCGATCAGGGTATCCTGCTTCAACTCAGCCGTTTCCAGTTTATGAACCAGCAATATGCAGCCAGCATTGCCAGTTTCGATAAGCTGAATAAAATGCCGGGGGTAAGAATGAATAATGTGGCTGATGAACTGATGTACGCCCAGGCGCTGGAAGCCACTGCACAGGCAGACAAAGCCGAACAGGCCTATCAGCGGATCATCCAGGTACACCATTCGCTGGAAGCCATGTACCACTATGGCATTATGCTAAGAAAACAAGGACGCAATACCGAAGCAAAAGCACAGTTCGAAAGAACAAAAGCCGAATTCAGTATGCACCCACGATATATCAGGCGCACCATACGCATATGGGTATGGCTCTCCAGGAAAGAACTGGCAACACTGAAAGCATAA
- a CDS encoding NYN domain-containing protein gives MKKVTFYVDGFNFYYGFRSHAAANPVWKDYYWIDFVKLFSHFVFLHEGQELNKVKYFTAPSVHKANRGKQNALFGANIILNGDKFEVINGHHSEKFVNCKALCGKVFKVLEEKCSDINLALHILQDCIDESVDVVVIVTADSDQLSTIKVLKEKFPKVKVRLYFPPNRTSMKLKSMIKPVVHLENHEDKFKSAIMPAEVRNEKKKYTRPSDWRKRSMIR, from the coding sequence ATGAAGAAGGTTACATTTTATGTGGATGGTTTTAACTTCTATTATGGCTTCAGATCGCATGCAGCGGCCAATCCTGTTTGGAAAGATTATTATTGGATAGATTTCGTCAAACTATTTTCCCATTTTGTTTTTTTGCATGAAGGACAGGAACTTAATAAGGTGAAATATTTCACAGCGCCTTCTGTTCATAAGGCTAACAGAGGAAAGCAAAATGCTTTATTTGGAGCGAATATAATTCTGAATGGTGATAAATTTGAGGTAATCAATGGGCATCACTCGGAAAAATTTGTTAACTGCAAAGCCCTATGCGGAAAGGTGTTTAAAGTCCTTGAAGAAAAATGTAGTGATATAAATCTAGCCTTGCATATACTACAGGATTGTATAGATGAATCAGTGGATGTTGTTGTAATTGTTACTGCGGATAGTGATCAGCTTTCCACCATTAAGGTGCTGAAGGAAAAATTCCCGAAAGTAAAAGTCAGGTTGTATTTCCCGCCAAATAGAACATCAATGAAGCTGAAATCTATGATCAAACCAGTGGTACACCTCGAAAATCACGAGGATAAATTCAAAAGTGCTATTATGCCTGCTGAAGTAAGAAATGAGAAAAAGAAGTATACAAGACCATCGGATTGGAGAAAAAGATCGATGATCAGGTAA
- a CDS encoding MFS transporter, which produces MTDSTTQLRSIKDKNIGIATLLAFAMIPMSGFATDIYIPSLPGMTAALGISSSQAQLTLSLFLISYGVSQLFVGGLLDSYGRYRISLVSMLIFCCSCIIIGSTHNIYVIYAMRVIHGITIAAMVVAKRAFFVDLFSGEKLKHYLSLFTIIWSTGPIVAPFIGGYLEVNFGWESNFYFLGLIAAVLFVLEIIFSGETLLHATPFHLSKIVNIYSDMLKTGSFVLGIIMLGLGYSMVMTYNMSGPFIIEHHYGLSPVVTGYCSLLLGFAWMVGGFIGKGTINKPFAKKMNINVALQLLYGIALLTLLHFWSPLALILVFAFLIHVGAGFTYNNYFTYCLAKFPKNAGIAGGLTGGLCYVIVSVLSYVLTYALPAKDGINLSYSYLILIAFSILVMYLVNVLNKKQASL; this is translated from the coding sequence ATGACAGACAGCACAACACAATTGCGATCAATTAAGGATAAGAACATAGGAATAGCCACACTATTAGCCTTTGCCATGATTCCTATGTCGGGGTTTGCCACCGACATTTACATTCCCTCTCTGCCCGGTATGACGGCAGCCCTTGGTATCAGTAGCAGCCAGGCACAGCTTACACTCAGTCTTTTTCTCATCAGTTACGGGGTTTCACAATTATTTGTAGGCGGACTGCTGGACAGCTACGGACGTTACCGTATATCACTTGTATCAATGCTGATATTCTGCTGCTCCTGTATTATCATCGGCAGCACGCACAATATATATGTAATTTATGCCATGCGGGTAATACATGGTATCACGATAGCGGCCATGGTAGTGGCCAAACGCGCCTTTTTCGTGGACCTGTTCAGTGGAGAAAAGCTAAAGCACTATCTCAGCCTGTTTACTATCATCTGGTCTACCGGCCCTATAGTAGCACCTTTCATAGGTGGGTACCTGGAAGTGAATTTTGGTTGGGAATCCAACTTTTATTTTTTGGGATTGATAGCGGCTGTATTATTTGTACTGGAGATAATATTCAGTGGAGAAACGCTACTACATGCAACTCCGTTCCACCTGAGCAAGATAGTAAACATCTATTCCGACATGCTTAAAACGGGTAGTTTTGTTTTGGGCATTATCATGCTGGGATTGGGTTACAGCATGGTAATGACGTATAATATGTCCGGGCCGTTTATCATTGAACACCATTATGGTTTATCGCCGGTAGTAACGGGATATTGCAGTTTGCTGCTGGGATTCGCCTGGATGGTGGGTGGCTTTATAGGGAAAGGCACTATCAACAAGCCTTTCGCCAAAAAGATGAACATCAATGTAGCGTTGCAACTCTTATATGGCATTGCGTTACTGACCCTGTTGCATTTCTGGAGCCCGCTGGCCCTGATCCTTGTTTTTGCCTTCCTGATACATGTAGGCGCAGGATTTACCTACAATAATTACTTCACCTATTGCCTGGCCAAATTTCCTAAAAATGCAGGTATTGCCGGCGGATTAACAGGAGGATTATGTTATGTGATTGTATCTGTTTTAAGCTACGTACTCACGTATGCATTACCAGCCAAAGACGGGATCAATCTGTCTTACAGCTACCTGATACTGATTGCGTTTTCTATCCTGGTGATGTACCTGGTAAATGTATTGAATAAAAAACAGGCATCTTTATAA
- a CDS encoding SdpI family protein: MIVRFLHSTYCNAALFGGLLFLLMGYLILHFPPKSVKTWYGYRTFLSTRNQEMWDAANKDAAMISRRVGFIILLIGICCALIFPSQTDWFMYITVGAVVVGVLYITGYTEWMLTNEFDDDGRRRIPPKL; this comes from the coding sequence ATGATAGTAAGATTTCTTCACAGTACTTATTGCAATGCTGCATTATTCGGAGGTTTGTTATTCCTGCTGATGGGATACCTTATCTTACATTTTCCACCTAAGAGCGTAAAAACCTGGTACGGCTACCGTACGTTCCTGTCTACACGAAACCAGGAAATGTGGGACGCTGCCAATAAAGATGCCGCCATGATTTCCCGGCGGGTAGGGTTTATCATATTATTAATTGGTATTTGTTGCGCGCTTATTTTTCCATCTCAGACGGACTGGTTCATGTATATCACGGTGGGAGCCGTTGTGGTAGGGGTTTTGTATATCACCGGCTATACGGAATGGATGCTGACCAACGAATTCGATGACGATGGCCGCCGTCGTATCCCACCAAAATTATAG